In Yersinia enterocolitica subsp. enterocolitica, one DNA window encodes the following:
- a CDS encoding Lrp/AsnC family transcriptional regulator: MPSSLITPADIKILKQLQHSGRMTNQELADKVGMATSPCWRRVKQLKENGIITGYQANIDRRKIGLGILAFIRVKIDSHSEEEAKLFEMQVGALKPVIACYAVAGDADFLLQVVAEDLDSFSTFAMSVIRRLAGIKEMQTTFVLREVKPLDHLPLE; encoded by the coding sequence ATGCCATCATCATTAATAACACCGGCAGATATCAAAATTCTCAAACAATTACAGCACTCTGGCCGGATGACCAACCAAGAGTTGGCCGATAAAGTAGGGATGGCGACTTCTCCGTGTTGGCGGCGGGTGAAGCAACTTAAAGAAAACGGCATTATTACCGGCTATCAGGCCAATATTGATCGCCGGAAAATAGGTTTGGGGATTTTGGCCTTTATTCGGGTGAAAATTGATAGCCACAGTGAGGAAGAAGCGAAGTTGTTTGAAATGCAGGTTGGAGCGCTAAAACCGGTGATTGCTTGCTATGCCGTCGCAGGGGATGCCGACTTCCTGCTACAAGTGGTTGCCGAAGACCTCGACAGTTTCTCCACCTTCGCGATGTCGGTTATCCGCCGACTTGCGGGGATTAAAGAGATGCAAACAACATTCGTCCTGCGCGAAGTAAAACCGCTGGATCATTTGCCGCTGGAATAA
- a CDS encoding DUF2000 family protein, with protein MAVADQIRIAIIVNPELPVGLIANTTSAVGIGLAAKFPQLAGTALSDSAGQEIDVSSKLPVPILQANAAQMREVLLKALAATHERAIVPFPAFARSMHSFQAYEAAFPLRSLADEQLDGLGLVGPEKWVRSLTGALKLLR; from the coding sequence ATGGCTGTGGCAGATCAAATACGTATCGCAATTATCGTTAATCCCGAGCTTCCAGTTGGCTTGATTGCCAATACCACCAGTGCGGTGGGGATTGGTCTGGCGGCTAAATTTCCGCAATTGGCAGGGACGGCATTGTCCGATTCGGCGGGGCAAGAAATTGATGTTAGCTCAAAATTACCGGTACCTATTTTGCAGGCGAATGCTGCGCAGATGAGAGAAGTATTGCTGAAAGCTTTAGCGGCCACTCATGAGCGGGCAATTGTGCCTTTCCCTGCATTTGCGCGCTCGATGCACAGTTTTCAAGCTTACGAAGCGGCATTTCCATTACGTTCGCTAGCTGATGAGCAATTGGACGGTTTGGGATTGGTTGGGCCGGAGAAGTGGGTGCGTTCATTGACTGGTGCATTAAAACTCTTGCGCTAA
- a CDS encoding sensor domain-containing diguanylate cyclase has translation MVVTDLDALNILSTPIWVVLPKNQEILFANKEARKIAGDIQLSRMRNGRFSAHAQQHLHAYLPALAVDDHVIEIWTIQTEENAFPLSCRLSLTQLEPYGVVIIFEGLYISESVVTQPASSKLMAKAYSRSEQSFYEQFFSTNTAPMLLIDPSKEGLIVDANQAATRFYGYSRDEMCRKHTWEINSMGKDVLPVMNEVAKLPGGHKPLNFIHKLADGNTRHVQTYAGPVELDGIRLMLCIIHDITEQKRLEQALEYAALKDPLTDLGNRRQFFPLVEHAHAQSQRYGQNFSLILLDVDHFKNINDQLGHHKGDEVLIFLARTLESIIRECDIVFRWGGEEFTILLPSTNLKGALQLAESIRETIQMICQPNLPQLTVSIGVAQHQVGEDTDSLFKRMDEALYRAKASGRNRVLAA, from the coding sequence ATGGTTGTAACTGACTTAGATGCATTGAATATCTTGAGTACTCCGATTTGGGTGGTATTACCTAAAAATCAGGAAATACTGTTTGCTAACAAGGAAGCCCGAAAAATTGCCGGTGACATTCAGTTATCGCGCATGCGTAATGGGCGCTTTTCAGCACATGCGCAGCAGCATTTGCATGCTTATCTCCCTGCTCTGGCTGTTGATGACCATGTTATTGAAATTTGGACTATTCAGACAGAAGAAAATGCTTTTCCATTGAGTTGCCGTCTCTCCTTAACTCAGCTAGAACCCTATGGCGTGGTTATTATTTTTGAAGGGCTTTATATTTCAGAAAGTGTGGTCACCCAGCCGGCCAGCTCTAAGTTAATGGCAAAAGCTTATTCCCGCAGTGAACAGAGTTTTTACGAGCAATTTTTTAGTACCAATACAGCTCCAATGCTACTGATTGATCCGTCGAAAGAGGGGCTAATTGTCGATGCTAATCAGGCGGCAACCCGTTTCTATGGCTATTCGCGGGATGAAATGTGCAGGAAACACACCTGGGAAATTAATAGTATGGGAAAGGATGTGTTGCCTGTCATGAATGAGGTCGCCAAATTACCGGGCGGGCATAAGCCACTTAACTTTATTCATAAATTAGCGGATGGAAATACCCGCCATGTCCAAACCTATGCCGGGCCAGTTGAGTTAGATGGCATAAGATTGATGCTTTGTATTATTCATGACATTACTGAGCAAAAACGGCTTGAACAGGCGCTAGAATATGCTGCTTTGAAAGATCCACTGACAGACTTAGGCAATCGGCGTCAGTTCTTTCCTTTGGTCGAACATGCACATGCTCAGAGCCAGCGTTACGGTCAAAACTTCAGTTTGATTTTATTGGATGTCGATCATTTTAAAAATATTAACGACCAACTTGGGCATCATAAGGGCGATGAGGTTCTGATTTTCCTGGCAAGAACACTGGAGTCTATCATCCGCGAGTGCGATATCGTGTTCCGCTGGGGCGGCGAGGAATTTACCATTCTTCTGCCCTCAACTAATCTGAAGGGGGCATTGCAATTGGCTGAATCTATTAGAGAAACTATTCAAATGATCTGCCAACCTAACTTGCCACAGCTTACTGTTAGCATTGGGGTCGCGCAACATCAGGTGGGTGAAGATACTGATAGTTTGTTTAAACGCATGGATGAGGCGCTCTATCGTGCCAAAGCGTCAGGGCGTAATAGAGTGCTGGCTGCATAG
- a CDS encoding TIM-barrel domain-containing protein → MKTLKNWLLINESPDHLELLVDDRHIFCLYVLEPSLCRVLIKRNGELALNRTWSIAPEGDVPWSGRDRLSLAGFSVPGYQLEHHEEKLVVTTDCLRITIHQPLYLEWEYKNQHGEWQPLAEDRPTSAYLLSPQGEAIAHYQRRYPNEQYYGLGEKAGDLNRAGRRFEMRNLDAMGYNAASTDPLYKHIPFTITRRDDVSFGLFYDNLSSCWLDLGNEIDNYHLAYRRYQAEAGDLDYYMFLGPKVLDVTKAFVRLTGKTQFGPKWSLGYSGSTMHYTDAPDAQVQLQKFITLCQQHDIPCDSFQLSSGYTSINNKRYVFNWNDEKVPQPKVMSQAFLQAGIKLAANIKPCLLQDHPKYQEVAERGLFIRDGESGLPERSSFWDDEGSHLDFTNPETVDWWQENVTKQLLELGIGSTWNDNNEYEVWDGEAQCNGFGEAIAIKHIRPVMPLLMMRASMEAQQAFTPEMRPYLISRSGCAGMQRYAQTWSGDNRTSWQTLRYNIRMGLGMSLSGLYNLGHDVGGFSGDKPEAELFIRWVQNGVMHPRFTIHSWNDDNTVNEPWMYPAATPMIRDAMALRYQLLPYFYTLQWQATHDDEPMLRPTFLDHEHDSCTFKENDDFMLGRDLLVASVVEPGQRQRQLYLPDNHVGWYCFHTGQWYSGGQTIVLDAPLERLPLLVRAGAALPLSRRIAFVNAEQDTQRELALYPTKGGGQSSGMLFEDDGESHRWQQGAALWLSWQVTTDNHRIDITFERTGSYQPAWHELTINLPEHEHRELYINGVASRQLQLNQLS, encoded by the coding sequence ATGAAAACATTAAAAAACTGGCTGTTAATCAATGAATCCCCCGACCATCTGGAACTGCTGGTCGATGACCGTCATATATTTTGTCTGTATGTGTTAGAACCAAGCCTCTGCCGGGTGCTGATTAAACGCAATGGCGAACTGGCACTGAATCGCACCTGGAGCATAGCACCAGAAGGTGACGTGCCGTGGTCTGGGCGTGATCGTCTGAGTTTGGCGGGCTTTTCTGTTCCGGGTTATCAGTTGGAGCACCATGAAGAGAAGTTAGTCGTGACCACTGACTGTTTACGCATCACCATTCATCAACCGTTGTACTTGGAATGGGAATATAAAAATCAGCACGGTGAATGGCAGCCACTGGCGGAAGACAGGCCAACCAGTGCTTATCTTCTCAGCCCGCAAGGAGAAGCGATTGCTCACTATCAGCGCCGCTATCCCAATGAGCAATATTACGGGCTGGGTGAGAAAGCTGGCGATCTTAACCGTGCGGGTCGCCGCTTTGAAATGCGCAATCTGGATGCTATGGGTTATAACGCCGCCAGTACTGATCCACTCTACAAGCACATTCCTTTCACTATCACCCGTCGTGATGATGTTAGCTTTGGTCTGTTTTATGACAATCTCAGCAGTTGCTGGTTGGACTTAGGTAACGAGATTGATAACTACCATTTGGCCTATCGGCGTTATCAGGCCGAAGCTGGCGACCTTGATTACTATATGTTCCTCGGCCCGAAAGTGCTTGATGTGACAAAAGCCTTTGTACGCCTGACCGGTAAAACGCAATTTGGCCCTAAATGGAGCCTCGGCTACAGCGGCTCCACCATGCACTACACCGATGCCCCCGATGCTCAGGTGCAGTTACAGAAGTTCATTACTTTGTGTCAGCAGCATGATATTCCGTGTGACTCATTCCAACTTTCGTCCGGCTATACTTCCATCAACAATAAGCGTTATGTGTTTAACTGGAATGACGAAAAAGTGCCGCAGCCAAAGGTAATGAGCCAGGCATTTCTGCAAGCCGGTATCAAGTTAGCCGCGAATATCAAACCTTGCTTATTGCAAGATCACCCAAAATATCAAGAAGTTGCCGAGCGCGGACTCTTTATTCGCGATGGTGAAAGTGGGCTACCCGAGCGCTCGTCATTTTGGGATGACGAAGGCTCTCACCTTGATTTCACTAACCCGGAAACCGTGGATTGGTGGCAGGAAAATGTCACTAAGCAACTGTTAGAACTGGGAATTGGTTCAACCTGGAATGACAATAACGAATACGAAGTGTGGGATGGCGAAGCGCAATGCAATGGATTTGGTGAAGCTATTGCCATCAAACACATCAGACCGGTGATGCCTTTACTGATGATGCGCGCCTCAATGGAGGCTCAACAGGCATTTACGCCAGAAATGCGCCCATATCTGATATCACGCTCTGGCTGTGCCGGAATGCAGCGCTACGCCCAAACCTGGAGTGGCGATAACCGCACCAGTTGGCAAACCCTGCGCTATAACATCCGCATGGGGCTGGGTATGAGTCTGTCCGGGCTCTATAACCTCGGTCACGATGTGGGCGGTTTTTCGGGCGATAAACCGGAAGCGGAATTATTTATTCGCTGGGTACAAAACGGCGTAATGCACCCACGGTTTACCATTCACTCATGGAATGACGATAACACCGTCAATGAGCCATGGATGTACCCCGCTGCCACACCAATGATTCGCGACGCAATGGCATTGCGCTATCAGTTATTACCTTATTTTTACACGTTGCAATGGCAAGCGACTCATGATGATGAGCCGATGTTACGCCCAACTTTCCTCGATCATGAGCACGATAGCTGCACATTTAAGGAAAATGACGATTTTATGTTGGGTCGTGATTTACTGGTCGCCAGTGTGGTGGAACCGGGCCAGCGCCAACGCCAGCTCTATTTGCCGGATAATCATGTGGGTTGGTATTGTTTCCATACCGGCCAATGGTATAGCGGCGGGCAAACTATTGTGTTAGATGCGCCACTCGAGCGCCTGCCTCTGCTGGTGCGTGCCGGTGCGGCACTGCCACTATCTCGACGTATTGCTTTCGTGAATGCAGAGCAAGATACCCAACGCGAACTGGCGCTTTATCCCACCAAAGGAGGCGGCCAATCCAGCGGGATGCTGTTTGAAGATGATGGCGAGAGCCACCGTTGGCAGCAAGGGGCAGCATTGTGGTTGAGCTGGCAAGTGACGACCGACAATCACCGCATTGATATTACTTTTGAACGCACGGGAAGCTATCAACCCGCCTGGCATGAATTGACCATTAATTTGCCAGAACATGAGCATCGCGAGTTATACATCAATGGTGTTGCCAGCCGTCAATTGCAGTTAAATCAGCTCAGCTAG